The Apibacter raozihei genome contains a region encoding:
- a CDS encoding APC family permease, producing the protein MNINSLFQKKNIADLQEVNNSSQLNKVLSIKDLTFFGIAAIIGAGIFSTIGRASYEGGPAVSLLFVFVAIACIFTALCYAQFASMIPVSGSAYTYAYVSLGEIFAWTIGWALILEYAVSNMVISISWSGYFVSMLKGFGINWPEWLAIDYWNAHKAYLEVQTQQLSASATTLKLAKIFESAPEIAGIKILFNLPAGLITLAVTALAYIGIKESTRVSNALVWIKLVVIVGIIAIGAFYVKPENWTPFLPNGFEGVMGGVAAVFFSFIGFDSISTTAEECKNPQRDLPRAMIYCIIICTVLYASIALILTGMVNFSELKVDDPLAYVFDKIGMNFIAGVISVSAVIAMTGAILVYQVGQPRIWMTMSRDGLLWKPFGRIHKKYHTPAFATVVAGFFVGIPAMFIDMQIVVDLTSVGTFFAFILVCSGVLFLDYKGYSKQAKFKLPYFNGQYLIGILFLLGLYLFINHTDYKSILSDKPLLSIFWLVWLGLSLSSLKYKFSLLPVLGILFNLYLMTELGWSNWGMFLIWLIIGLAIYFLYGKRNSKLDQLLRKKQESL; encoded by the coding sequence ATGAATATTAACTCGCTTTTTCAAAAAAAAAACATTGCTGATTTACAAGAAGTAAATAATTCATCGCAGCTTAATAAAGTATTAAGCATCAAAGATTTAACTTTTTTCGGCATCGCTGCTATTATTGGTGCAGGAATTTTTAGCACCATAGGTCGAGCTTCCTATGAGGGAGGTCCCGCTGTTTCTCTTTTATTTGTCTTTGTTGCTATAGCCTGCATATTTACAGCTTTATGCTATGCTCAGTTTGCTTCTATGATACCCGTTAGTGGAAGTGCGTATACCTATGCTTATGTTTCTTTAGGCGAAATATTTGCATGGACTATTGGATGGGCTTTAATTCTGGAATATGCCGTCTCCAATATGGTAATATCCATTTCATGGTCAGGATATTTTGTTTCAATGCTTAAAGGATTTGGCATCAATTGGCCGGAATGGCTGGCTATAGACTATTGGAATGCTCACAAAGCTTACCTTGAAGTTCAGACTCAGCAACTCTCTGCTTCAGCAACAACATTAAAACTGGCGAAAATTTTTGAATCAGCACCTGAAATAGCAGGAATTAAAATATTATTCAATCTCCCTGCCGGTTTAATAACTTTAGCTGTTACTGCTCTGGCTTATATAGGAATTAAAGAATCTACAAGGGTAAGCAATGCTCTGGTATGGATTAAGCTGGTTGTTATTGTCGGGATTATTGCCATTGGAGCTTTTTATGTAAAACCTGAAAACTGGACACCTTTTTTACCTAATGGGTTTGAAGGCGTTATGGGAGGAGTTGCAGCTGTTTTCTTTTCTTTTATAGGCTTTGATTCCATTTCCACTACGGCAGAAGAGTGTAAAAATCCACAACGAGATCTTCCACGCGCAATGATATACTGCATTATAATCTGTACGGTATTATATGCCTCCATAGCTTTAATTTTAACTGGTATGGTCAATTTCAGCGAACTTAAAGTCGATGACCCGCTGGCTTATGTTTTTGATAAAATCGGAATGAATTTCATTGCAGGTGTAATTTCAGTAAGTGCCGTAATTGCCATGACAGGAGCAATATTGGTATATCAGGTGGGACAACCCAGAATCTGGATGACCATGAGCCGTGACGGACTTCTTTGGAAACCTTTTGGCAGGATTCACAAAAAATATCATACCCCTGCTTTTGCTACTGTAGTTGCCGGATTTTTTGTTGGTATACCTGCCATGTTTATAGATATGCAAATCGTTGTAGATTTAACCAGCGTCGGGACTTTTTTTGCTTTTATCCTTGTGTGTTCCGGAGTTCTTTTTCTTGATTATAAAGGATATTCCAAACAAGCTAAATTTAAACTCCCTTATTTTAACGGGCAATATTTAATTGGAATATTGTTCCTATTGGGTTTATATTTATTTATTAACCATACTGATTACAAAAGCATCTTATCAGATAAACCTCTGCTTTCAATTTTCTGGCTGGTTTGGCTAGGCTTATCTTTATCATCGCTAAAATATAAATTTTCATTATTGCCGGTACTTGGAATCTTGTTTAATTTATATTTGATGACTGAGCTTGGCTGGTCTAACTGGGGCATGTTCCTTATCTGGTTAATCATAGGACTTGCCATTTATTTCTTATACGGAAAACGCAACAGTAAACTAGATCAGTTGTTAAGAAAAAAACAAGAATCTTTATAA
- a CDS encoding amino acid permease has translation MNLNSLFRRKSISSLDAESNDKSQLHKVLGVKDLTFLGVAAIVGAGIFSTIGRASYEGGPAVSLLFILVATACIFTALCYAQFASMIPISGSAYTYTYASLGEIFAWVIGWALLLEYAVSNMVVAISWSEYFTTMLAGFGVHWPGWLEIDYGSAKAAFIQVRDAHVGDHIPDSVLKAAKTYASAPEMGGIKILFDLPAGLVTLFITFVVYIGIKESKNLSNLLVYLKLGVILLVIIAGSFFVKPENWSPFLPNGFGGVMGGVAAVFFAFIGFDSISTTAEEAKNPQKDLPKAMIYCLIICTVLYVVLSLILTGMVNYKELKVDDPLAYVFGKVDMNFIAGIISVSAVISITSTLLVYQIGQPRIWMSMSRDGLLGKKFGEINKKYRTPGFSTLLTGVIVGIPAMFLDMQFVVDLTSVGTFFAFILVCSGTLYLEHKGETQKAKFKIPYINSQFITGIGFILSLCFLFTQTDYEGLIKEKPLLVIFWIVWAALSIATLKYKFSLLPVLGILFNFYLMTELGWSNWLMFILWLLIGLAIYFLYSYKNSKLNKK, from the coding sequence ATGAATTTAAATTCATTATTTAGAAGAAAATCTATTTCAAGCCTTGATGCTGAAAGTAATGATAAATCACAACTCCATAAAGTACTGGGAGTAAAGGATCTTACTTTCTTAGGTGTTGCAGCTATTGTAGGAGCAGGTATATTCAGCACCATTGGTAGGGCTTCCTACGAAGGAGGTCCTGCGGTTTCACTACTTTTTATTTTGGTAGCCACTGCCTGTATCTTTACTGCACTATGCTATGCTCAATTTGCATCCATGATCCCTATAAGTGGTAGTGCTTATACCTATACGTATGCTTCTTTAGGAGAAATATTCGCATGGGTAATAGGCTGGGCCTTACTTTTGGAATACGCTGTTTCCAATATGGTAGTAGCCATATCCTGGTCAGAGTATTTTACTACTATGCTGGCTGGTTTCGGTGTCCATTGGCCCGGATGGCTGGAAATTGATTATGGCTCTGCTAAAGCTGCTTTTATACAAGTTCGAGATGCTCATGTTGGAGATCATATTCCAGACTCTGTTCTTAAAGCAGCCAAGACTTACGCTTCAGCTCCAGAAATGGGAGGCATAAAAATTTTATTTGATTTACCAGCCGGATTAGTCACTTTATTTATAACTTTTGTTGTCTACATAGGTATCAAAGAATCTAAAAATCTAAGCAACCTATTAGTTTACCTTAAATTGGGAGTCATACTTTTAGTAATTATTGCCGGTTCTTTTTTTGTAAAACCTGAAAATTGGTCTCCTTTTCTTCCCAATGGTTTTGGTGGAGTAATGGGAGGTGTAGCAGCCGTATTTTTTGCTTTTATAGGGTTTGATTCTATTTCAACTACCGCAGAAGAAGCAAAAAATCCGCAAAAAGATTTACCCAAAGCTATGATTTACTGTTTGATTATCTGTACAGTATTATATGTGGTGCTCTCATTAATCCTTACTGGAATGGTAAATTACAAAGAACTTAAAGTAGATGATCCGCTGGCTTATGTCTTTGGTAAAGTCGACATGAATTTCATAGCCGGCATAATTTCAGTGAGTGCAGTTATTTCAATAACCAGCACCTTACTAGTCTATCAGATCGGCCAGCCAAGAATATGGATGTCTATGAGCCGCGACGGACTACTAGGAAAAAAATTTGGGGAAATAAATAAAAAATACAGGACTCCTGGTTTTTCAACTTTGCTTACCGGAGTTATTGTGGGTATACCTGCCATGTTCCTGGATATGCAGTTTGTAGTGGATCTAACCAGTGTGGGTACTTTTTTCGCCTTCATTCTTGTATGCTCCGGAACTTTGTATCTCGAACACAAAGGAGAAACTCAAAAAGCAAAATTCAAAATTCCTTATATCAACAGCCAGTTTATTACCGGTATCGGATTTATCTTAAGTCTATGTTTCCTTTTTACACAGACTGATTACGAGGGCTTAATTAAAGAAAAACCATTACTGGTTATTTTTTGGATTGTCTGGGCTGCTTTATCTATAGCTACTCTTAAATATAAGTTTTCTCTACTTCCCGTTTTAGGCATATTATTCAATTTTTACCTAATGACAGAATTAGGATGGTCCAACTGGTTGATGTTTATACTCTGGTTACTCATAGGACTTGCCATATATTTTTTATATAGCTATAAAAACAGTAAGTTGAACAAAAAATAA
- a CDS encoding pirin family protein, which translates to MKTTLYVASSRGHANHGWLDSYHTFSFANYFDPERIQFGALRVINDDIVKEGKGFGLHPHKNMEIISIPLYGDLEHKDDIGNSQTIKSGDVQVMSAGSGVQHSEYNPNPQKPVNFFQIWILPAQQNVTPRYEQKTFNFFDHKNRLISIVSPVSQCTENELGIYQNAWMSTGIFDNTQSIDYKMHLSNNGLYAMVIEGEFLIEGKKLTRRDGLAIWETNSVTIKSITDNSRLLLIEVPMNP; encoded by the coding sequence ATGAAAACAACTTTGTATGTCGCCAGCAGTAGAGGACATGCAAATCACGGCTGGTTAGATTCCTATCATACTTTTAGCTTTGCAAACTATTTTGATCCGGAACGAATTCAGTTCGGAGCTTTGCGAGTGATAAACGATGATATTGTCAAAGAAGGCAAAGGTTTTGGTTTACACCCTCATAAAAATATGGAAATTATTTCAATTCCTCTTTATGGTGATTTGGAACATAAAGATGATATAGGTAATTCTCAAACAATAAAATCCGGAGATGTACAGGTCATGAGTGCCGGCTCAGGAGTACAACACAGCGAGTACAATCCTAATCCGCAAAAACCTGTCAATTTCTTTCAGATATGGATTTTACCTGCTCAGCAGAATGTTACTCCCAGATACGAACAGAAAACTTTTAATTTTTTTGATCATAAAAATAGACTTATCTCTATTGTATCTCCTGTTTCACAATGTACCGAAAATGAATTAGGCATTTACCAAAATGCCTGGATGAGCACAGGAATTTTTGACAATACTCAGAGTATAGATTACAAAATGCATCTTTCAAACAATGGCTTGTATGCAATGGTTATAGAAGGTGAATTTTTGATTGAAGGTAAAAAATTAACCCGGCGTGACGGCTTAGCCATTTGGGAAACGAATTCTGTAACAATAAAATCTATAACGGATAATTCCAGACTCTTACTTATTGAAGTACCCATGAATCCTTAA
- a CDS encoding DnaJ C-terminal domain-containing protein, translating into MAFIDYYKVLGLDKNATQDDIKKAYRKLARKYHPDLNPDDKEAHMKFQQINEANEVLSDAEKRKKYDQYGENWKHADQFEQARQQQGSGGQYYYDNTGNPFEGYSQGFGTEDFSDFFSEMFGNRGGRSRGGRSSQFKGQDYTTELHLSLKEAANTHKQTLNVNGKQIRITIPAGVNNGQQIKLNGQGGEGMNGGPKGDLYITFVISDDPDFKRLNNDLTTVAEIDLYTAVLGGETTVSTLDGKVKLKVAPGTQNDTRVRLKGKGFPVYKKEGQHGDLFVTYKVKIPTQLSDKQKDLFKQLAES; encoded by the coding sequence ATGGCATTTATAGATTACTATAAAGTATTAGGTTTGGATAAAAATGCTACTCAGGATGATATTAAAAAAGCATACAGAAAGCTTGCCCGAAAATATCATCCGGATCTGAATCCTGATGATAAAGAAGCACATATGAAATTTCAGCAGATTAATGAAGCTAATGAAGTTTTAAGTGATGCTGAGAAAAGAAAAAAATATGACCAATACGGTGAGAACTGGAAGCATGCGGATCAATTTGAACAGGCTCGCCAACAACAAGGTTCCGGAGGGCAATATTATTACGACAATACAGGAAATCCTTTTGAGGGGTATTCTCAAGGGTTTGGAACTGAAGATTTTTCAGATTTTTTTAGTGAAATGTTTGGAAACAGAGGTGGTAGAAGCCGAGGAGGTAGAAGCTCTCAATTTAAAGGACAGGATTATACGACCGAGTTACATTTATCTTTAAAGGAGGCCGCTAACACTCATAAACAAACACTTAATGTAAATGGCAAGCAAATAAGAATTACCATTCCTGCCGGCGTGAACAACGGGCAACAAATAAAGCTTAACGGGCAGGGTGGAGAAGGAATGAATGGAGGACCTAAAGGCGATTTGTATATTACATTTGTTATTTCTGATGATCCTGATTTTAAAAGATTAAATAATGATCTTACCACGGTAGCAGAAATTGATTTGTACACTGCTGTTTTAGGAGGTGAAACAACAGTTTCCACTCTTGACGGAAAGGTAAAGCTTAAAGTTGCACCCGGCACTCAAAATGATACACGCGTGCGATTAAAAGGTAAAGGTTTTCCTGTTTACAAAAAAGAAGGACAGCATGGAGATTTATTTGTAACATATAAAGTTAAAATTCCAACTCAATTAAGCGATAAACAAAAGGATCTATTTAAACAATTGGCAGAATCATAA
- a CDS encoding chaperone modulator CbpM, which produces MENEFITLQEYCIHYKVDPSFIEELEGLGLIQIHVKEKTKYIPFEALSELESYSRMFYDLEINMQGIDAIHHLLYKIRNLHQEMNELRNRLRYYE; this is translated from the coding sequence ATGGAAAACGAATTTATAACATTACAGGAATACTGTATCCATTATAAGGTAGACCCTTCTTTTATTGAGGAGCTCGAAGGACTGGGATTGATACAAATCCATGTTAAAGAAAAAACTAAATATATTCCTTTTGAGGCACTTTCTGAGCTGGAATCTTACAGCCGGATGTTTTATGATTTAGAAATAAACATGCAGGGAATAGATGCTATACATCATTTGCTCTATAAAATCAGAAACTTACACCAGGAAATGAATGAATTGAGAAACAGATTACGGTATTACGAATAA
- a CDS encoding DUF5686 family protein yields the protein MKPIFLILIFNFFLLAFPQSTIQIKDFDTGQPVQKARVYKHANRALLGSTDLQGFLTINDENIEKETFYIEAEGYLSRFDHISEGTKTIFLESGVQIKNNRLNAENLIIGMIQKEKINHPHSLHNYKYSSYTKFEIDADSLSMSYIENPEKRKDRINNKVKKALKNNMFFLAERSMDHLFDEKLGEKNIITANKISGIQKPVYEILAKELRRNELPEFLEIKNLKFYRFRLLDSLTLHDKKTYKISFYLTRQYNKNTSSSGTLYIDAESLALVRYIGSIKNQWLYEYNVERESRTGVWMTSREFIRIIFPLTRILNKNTTGTQSWATISTLYSGFTYPVTFSKEEFFGYEYEVSKDFWNNEARLEKVRQPALTLRESQTYSAIDSVAHNYHLIKKMQFLSPLLLGEVRMNKVNMDLFNSIRFNDFEGLRFQLGGRTNYDFSKDISLKGYTAWAAKDQQLKYGAGIDFFVNKINNGKFSLLGESDVNAAGKNQFREYGAIENVRDQTNNLSNNIYYRYKKGELQYQQDFFDYFTASLVTDYQTQKSLFDYSYKDNLVSKEYHQFASSLRIKFTPFVKYMKTPINKIAIEDEMPYFFFNYTRSWKAFSSDFEYDKFDFTTFFNLKNRWGNTKITANAGFISGRTSLFNLYEGFGVVKNGDNILKRFELKGYNTFETIHPGSFFASKYVAFFITHTFKDLRVWGNKYLYLTLVYNGMIGNMEHKELHTLHSYTVPDKYYQEVGIEFNKLISIFGLGAYYRLGSYHSGNFEDNLYIKLTYTLFK from the coding sequence ATGAAACCTATTTTTCTAATTCTAATTTTTAACTTTTTTCTTTTAGCATTTCCTCAATCAACGATACAAATCAAAGATTTTGATACGGGACAGCCTGTACAGAAGGCCAGGGTGTATAAACATGCAAACAGAGCTTTGTTAGGAAGTACAGATTTGCAGGGCTTTCTCACGATTAATGATGAAAATATTGAAAAAGAAACTTTTTATATTGAAGCAGAAGGATATCTTTCGCGTTTTGACCATATATCCGAAGGTACCAAAACTATTTTTTTGGAATCTGGTGTACAAATAAAAAATAACAGGTTAAATGCGGAAAATTTAATAATAGGTATGATTCAAAAAGAAAAAATTAATCATCCTCATTCATTGCATAATTATAAATATTCATCCTATACTAAATTTGAGATTGATGCAGATAGTCTTTCTATGTCCTATATTGAAAATCCGGAAAAAAGAAAAGACCGTATTAACAATAAAGTAAAAAAAGCACTTAAAAACAATATGTTTTTTTTAGCGGAACGTTCCATGGATCATCTTTTTGATGAAAAGTTGGGTGAAAAAAATATTATAACAGCCAATAAAATATCCGGAATTCAAAAGCCGGTGTATGAAATACTAGCTAAAGAATTAAGGAGGAACGAACTCCCTGAATTTTTAGAAATTAAAAATTTAAAATTTTATAGATTTCGATTATTAGACAGTCTTACCCTGCATGATAAAAAAACCTATAAAATATCTTTTTATCTCACTCGTCAGTATAATAAAAATACATCATCCAGCGGTACTCTTTATATTGATGCAGAAAGTTTAGCTCTAGTGAGATACATTGGATCCATAAAAAATCAATGGTTATATGAATATAATGTTGAAAGAGAGTCACGGACAGGCGTTTGGATGACCTCCAGAGAGTTTATAAGAATTATATTTCCACTGACTCGTATTCTAAACAAGAATACTACAGGGACTCAGTCATGGGCTACAATTTCAACTCTATATTCAGGTTTTACTTATCCGGTAACTTTTTCAAAGGAAGAATTTTTTGGATATGAATATGAAGTAAGCAAAGATTTCTGGAATAATGAAGCACGGCTAGAGAAGGTGCGACAGCCTGCACTTACCCTTAGAGAAAGTCAAACCTATTCGGCAATTGATAGTGTTGCACATAATTATCATTTAATAAAAAAAATGCAGTTTCTTTCACCTTTATTACTAGGAGAGGTTCGTATGAACAAAGTAAATATGGATTTATTCAACAGTATAAGATTTAACGATTTCGAAGGTTTAAGATTTCAGCTAGGAGGAAGAACCAATTATGATTTTAGCAAAGATATTTCGTTAAAGGGATATACTGCATGGGCGGCAAAAGATCAACAATTAAAATATGGTGCGGGAATTGATTTTTTTGTGAATAAGATTAATAACGGGAAATTTAGTTTGCTAGGAGAGTCAGATGTTAATGCAGCAGGAAAAAACCAGTTCAGAGAATATGGAGCTATCGAGAATGTTAGAGATCAGACCAATAATTTGTCTAATAATATATATTATCGCTATAAAAAAGGAGAATTGCAGTATCAACAGGATTTTTTTGATTACTTTACAGCTTCGCTTGTTACGGATTATCAGACTCAGAAATCATTATTTGATTATTCATATAAAGACAACCTTGTATCCAAAGAGTACCATCAGTTTGCTTCCTCACTGAGAATTAAATTTACACCTTTTGTAAAATATATGAAAACTCCGATAAATAAAATAGCAATCGAAGATGAAATGCCTTATTTTTTCTTCAATTATACGCGGAGTTGGAAAGCATTTTCTTCTGATTTTGAATACGATAAATTCGATTTTACTACATTTTTTAATTTAAAAAATCGCTGGGGTAATACAAAAATTACCGCAAATGCCGGATTTATTTCTGGTAGAACTTCATTATTTAATTTATATGAAGGCTTTGGGGTAGTAAAAAACGGAGATAATATTCTTAAAAGATTTGAACTGAAAGGATATAATACTTTTGAAACAATTCATCCTGGAAGTTTTTTTGCGAGTAAATATGTTGCATTTTTTATTACCCATACATTTAAAGATTTGAGAGTCTGGGGAAATAAGTATTTATATCTGACTTTAGTGTATAATGGAATGATAGGGAATATGGAACATAAAGAGCTACACACGCTTCATTCTTATACTGTGCCGGACAAATATTATCAGGAGGTAGGAATTGAATTTAATAAACTAATCAGTATTTTTGGTTTAGGTGCCTACTATCGCTTAGGATCTTACCATTCGGGTAACTTTGAAGATAATTTGTATATTAAATTGACCTATACCTTATTTAAGTAA
- a CDS encoding TonB-dependent receptor plug domain-containing protein, translated as MKKIWIKGGCILFFSMTANLQAQQENDLEHVVIEGKALSLPFKQTSQNVQIITRKQIEKIPATSIAELLSYYSGIDIRRRGVNGTQADISIRGSSFEQVLIMVNGIRMNDSRTGHNALSIPFDLSAVERIEVIKGPAARRFGQNAYAGAVNIITRPSGKDEVKVSFSGGEYGTYALDAGLNLSGKKFSQFLQAGTSQSDGYRYNTDYLTKNVWYQNQYLLSDGDIHFQAGIIEKKFGANGFYSTPAAKEQYEKDQVSLISIGWNQKLNQFKINANAYWRRAQGEYLFIRNNPSAYRNLHIGNHIGVEAGISYTSKLGITGFGGDFHKEYMNSNNLGDRQREISFIYADQLFSIFNGKLDITPGVSFAHYSDMGSFWYPGIDIGYKLNAENKLFANIGKTYRIPSYTDLYYSDPSNNGNPDLKPENAWSYELGYRWSHKSLKATVSFFRRESTDLIDWFKETEQDKWTPVNIAKVNTNGAELSLSQHFPSSFIVSYHIGYTYLDNELKNTVKGFSKYSLDNLRHQLVARVEHQIVKNKLTHEISYRYNDRVALDDYHLLDDKISFQSKKIKAFLQVNNILNTRYTETNLVPMPGRWVQAGITFTNVFK; from the coding sequence ATGAAAAAAATATGGATAAAGGGAGGATGCATACTTTTTTTTTCAATGACAGCCAATCTTCAAGCTCAGCAGGAAAATGATTTGGAACATGTGGTTATTGAAGGTAAAGCCCTTTCATTACCTTTTAAACAAACTTCGCAGAATGTACAGATCATCACTCGTAAACAGATAGAAAAAATACCGGCAACCAGTATTGCCGAATTGTTGTCATACTATTCAGGAATAGACATACGTAGAAGAGGAGTGAACGGTACCCAGGCGGATATAAGTATTCGGGGCAGTTCATTTGAGCAGGTATTAATTATGGTAAATGGAATTCGAATGAACGACAGCCGTACCGGGCACAATGCACTAAGCATTCCTTTTGATTTGTCAGCAGTGGAAAGAATTGAAGTAATCAAGGGGCCGGCAGCCCGACGTTTCGGACAAAATGCCTATGCAGGAGCTGTAAACATTATAACCAGACCCTCAGGTAAGGATGAGGTAAAAGTATCTTTTTCGGGAGGTGAATACGGAACTTATGCATTAGATGCGGGACTTAATCTGTCAGGAAAAAAGTTTTCACAATTTTTGCAGGCAGGAACTTCTCAATCGGACGGTTACAGATACAATACCGATTATTTAACTAAAAATGTGTGGTATCAGAACCAATATCTTTTATCTGACGGTGATATCCATTTTCAGGCCGGAATTATAGAAAAAAAATTCGGAGCCAACGGTTTTTATTCAACACCTGCAGCTAAAGAACAATACGAAAAAGATCAGGTATCTTTGATTAGTATCGGATGGAACCAGAAACTTAACCAATTTAAAATTAATGCGAATGCTTATTGGAGAAGAGCCCAGGGAGAATACTTATTTATTCGCAATAATCCTTCCGCATATCGTAATCTTCATATAGGGAATCATATAGGTGTTGAAGCAGGAATATCCTATACTTCAAAATTAGGAATTACCGGTTTTGGCGGAGATTTTCATAAGGAATATATGAATTCTAATAATTTAGGAGATAGGCAAAGAGAAATAAGTTTTATATATGCCGACCAGCTATTCAGTATATTCAACGGAAAGCTGGATATAACTCCTGGAGTTAGCTTTGCTCATTATTCAGATATGGGTAGTTTTTGGTATCCGGGCATTGATATCGGATATAAATTAAACGCAGAAAATAAATTATTTGCCAATATAGGGAAAACGTATCGGATTCCTTCTTATACAGATTTATACTATTCAGACCCTTCTAATAATGGAAATCCTGATTTAAAACCAGAAAATGCGTGGTCTTATGAATTGGGGTACCGATGGTCTCATAAATCTCTTAAAGCAACAGTAAGTTTTTTCCGCAGAGAATCCACAGACCTGATAGACTGGTTTAAAGAAACGGAACAAGATAAATGGACACCGGTTAATATTGCTAAAGTTAATACGAATGGTGCAGAACTTAGTCTTTCTCAACATTTTCCTTCTTCTTTTATAGTATCTTATCATATAGGTTACACTTATCTAGATAATGAGCTTAAAAATACAGTAAAAGGATTTTCTAAATATTCGCTTGATAATCTTAGACATCAGTTAGTTGCAAGGGTTGAACACCAAATTGTTAAAAATAAATTAACCCATGAGATTAGTTATCGTTACAACGACAGAGTAGCACTGGATGATTATCATCTACTTGACGACAAAATCTCATTTCAATCTAAAAAAATAAAAGCTTTTTTACAGGTTAATAACATTTTAAATACACGCTATACGGAAACCAATCTAGTTCCTATGCCCGGAAGATGGGTTCAGGCAGGTATTACTTTCACCAACGTATTCAAGTAA
- a CDS encoding aminotransferase-like domain-containing protein, whose amino-acid sequence MASPVSIPFTSFIVLERSSATPIYLQLVTQIINAIQRGFLVKGTPLPGTRTLASVLGVNRNTLVVVYEELEALGWIEIVPNKGAFILQQTINKAEKIPSSTKNFTIAYPSKTGYDFEKSQLLDTPFENSNHTLILNDGIPDIRLLSIHQLTQSYTSSLKRKTHQNKNDENPQNGRIYFKENLSNFLNLTRGLHISTKNLLITRSIEMGIYITSEILISRGDKVIVGELSYFTPNMIFQNSGAQLLTVPVDSEGIDVDAVQKLCENNKIRMLYLTPHHHYPTTATLSAQRRIELLRLSQIYGFIILEDDYEYDFQFGNNQVLPLASADTEGMVVYIGSFGRSLAPGFRTGFIVAPENLIVEMQKFISILDRQGDTFMDYALGNLIQEGDILRHIKKTSLIYKERRDVLAQLIDKYLNEWVNYTLPTGGLAIWTRWDASINLMKLREDCLKLDLHIPKHLLYQNLKISAMRIGFGSFTPQELEFIIHKIFQILRKS is encoded by the coding sequence ATGGCTAGTCCGGTTTCCATTCCTTTTACCAGCTTTATTGTATTAGAGCGTTCTTCTGCCACTCCTATATACCTACAGTTAGTCACCCAGATTATTAATGCCATACAAAGAGGTTTTCTGGTTAAAGGAACTCCCCTTCCGGGAACGCGTACCTTAGCTTCGGTTCTAGGTGTAAACCGGAACACACTTGTGGTTGTATATGAAGAACTGGAAGCTTTAGGCTGGATTGAAATTGTTCCGAATAAAGGGGCTTTTATATTGCAACAAACTATAAATAAAGCAGAAAAAATACCTTCCTCTACGAAAAATTTCACTATTGCTTATCCTTCTAAAACTGGTTATGATTTTGAAAAATCACAGTTACTGGATACACCTTTTGAAAATTCGAATCATACTCTCATTTTAAATGATGGTATTCCTGACATTCGTCTTCTTTCTATTCACCAGCTAACTCAATCTTATACATCCAGCCTGAAAAGGAAAACCCATCAGAATAAAAACGACGAAAACCCTCAGAACGGTAGAATATATTTTAAGGAAAACCTTTCAAATTTTCTGAATTTAACCCGCGGACTTCATATATCAACGAAAAACCTGCTTATCACAAGAAGTATTGAAATGGGTATATATATCACTTCTGAGATATTAATTTCCAGAGGAGATAAAGTAATTGTCGGGGAACTGAGTTATTTTACCCCTAATATGATTTTCCAGAATTCAGGAGCCCAATTACTTACTGTACCCGTTGATTCGGAAGGTATTGATGTGGATGCTGTACAAAAACTGTGTGAGAATAATAAAATACGTATGTTATATCTAACCCCTCACCACCATTATCCTACAACGGCAACGCTTAGTGCACAGCGAAGAATAGAGTTATTACGGCTTTCTCAGATTTATGGTTTTATTATTCTTGAAGATGACTATGAATACGACTTTCAGTTCGGAAACAATCAGGTACTCCCTCTTGCCAGTGCCGATACGGAGGGGATGGTTGTATATATAGGTTCATTTGGAAGATCGCTTGCTCCTGGTTTTCGTACCGGTTTTATTGTAGCTCCTGAAAATCTGATAGTGGAAATGCAAAAATTTATATCCATACTGGATAGACAAGGGGATACATTTATGGATTATGCTTTGGGCAATCTTATTCAGGAGGGCGATATCTTACGTCATATAAAAAAAACATCTCTTATTTATAAAGAAAGAAGAGATGTTCTGGCTCAGCTTATAGACAAATATTTAAATGAATGGGTTAACTATACGTTACCTACCGGCGGATTAGCCATATGGACCCGCTGGGATGCATCAATAAATCTGATGAAATTGCGGGAAGACTGCCTAAAACTTGACCTTCATATTCCCAAGCACCTGCTATACCAAAATCTAAAAATTTCGGCTATGAGAATAGGATTTGGAAGTTTCACACCCCAGGAGTTGGAATTTATTATTCATAAAATATTCCAAATTCTTAGAAAATCTTAG